CAAATATCCGTTTGCGAGAACTATATCTATTAGGATCAGATCCGGTTGAAGCGCAATTGCTTGCTTGACCGCAGTTTCGCCAGTATTCGCGATACTTGGTTCCGGATACCCCATCCTTACCAGTCGATGCCGGATATCCTGAGCAACGAGCCCCTCGTCCTCTACGATCAAAATCCTAGTGTCTTTCATTTCATCTCCGAAATTATCCCAACTTTATCAAATTTGAATATTATGATTCGTAAAACTGAATCAAACACCGGCTTCTTCCGAGGAAGTTTTGATAAGATCTTTTACACCGTGCAGTATGGCGGACATATTTTTTCTTTCCCTTTTTCTTTTTTTATCCAGCCCATGTTTGTTCAAAGCGATTTCTATCGCTATCTGCAATTCTTTGGTCTGAAATGGTTTCAATAAATACCCGTAGGGTCTTGTGGGCTTGCTGCGCAGAAGAGTAGATTCATCCGCATAAGCCGTTAGATAGATTACCGGTAGATCCATCTTATCCAAAATTTCCTGGACTGTTTCTATCCCATCATAATTTCCCCTAGATAACATGATGTCCATGAGAAGAAGGTCCGGTTTATCTAAATAAACTTTTCTTAATGCCTCATTCCCAGTAGAAGCGATGCTTACAAAATCATAACCAAGATCTGACAATTTACTGAGTATATCTTTAGCTACGATGCTCTCGTCTTCTACGATCAGTATTTTTGCTTCGCTGGAAATCATTTTCGGACTCGGCTCCTTTCTCGAAAGACTAAGGTGAACTTTGTACCTTTACTTCTATCCAAGATCAAACTTCCATCTATTTGATGCGTCAAAGTATTGACCAATTGTAAACCCAAAGAATCCGTTTGTCGATAGTCAATTTCTTCCGGAAAACCTACCCCGTCATCTTCTACAGTCAAAGAATACTCATCATATTTTGATGTAATAGAAATTTGGATCGTCCCTTCATCCCTTTCCCTAAATCCGTATTTCAGCGAATTGGTGACTAACTCTGTAACGATCAGACCACAATGAATCGCGGTATCCAATGTCAAATGAACAGATTCCGCATGTATTTCGAATCGTATCCTAGAATTTACTCTATAGGTCCTCAGAAGATTGGTAACCAAACTGTTTAGATATTCTTGGAAATCAGTATGTGCCAAATCCTCGTTTTGATATAATAACTCATGAATCAGAGCTATGGACTTGATTCTGGATTGGCAGTCTTGGAACATTTCCAGAGACTTACGATCCGTTATGTAATTCCCTTGCAGGCTGAGAATACTAGAAACGATCTGAAGGTTATTTTTTACCCTATGATGTATCTCCCTGAGTAAAACTTCTTTTTCCTTTAAGGATGCTGTTAATGCTTCTTCCGCTCTTTTTCGTTCAGCTATCTCAGTCATCAATTCGTTATTTACTCTATGCAGCTCGAAGGTTCTTTCTTCTACACGAACTTCTAACTCGTCATGACTTTGTCTTAATAACTCCTCCTGGATCCTTAATATTTTATTTTTCTTATGTAAGTCTACGAATACTGCAGCCTTGGATCTGAGTATCTCGGGCGCTGTTGGTTTTACTAAGAAGTCCACAGCTCCCAAAGAATATCCCTTGAACATTCCGGTTTCATTATTCGCGTAAGCGGTAAGAAAGATAATCGGAATCTTGGCGCATTTTTCCCTCTGTCGGATCAATGCTGCCGCTTCAAAGCCGTCCATTCCAGGCATTCTTACGTCCATGAAGATTAATGCCACTTCTTCCGGTTCGTCTAATAGCGCCTTTAATGCCTCTTCTCCGGAGCCCGCCTTAATCAAATTTAATTCAGGGCTCTTGAGAATATGCTCCATTACCTGTAGATTATCCCCATGGTCATCTACGAGTAAGATACTTACTTTCATTGGCTGTTCCATATCTACCTGCACAACAACACCCGAAGCAGAGAAAGCAAATGGTCAACACTAACCGGCTTAGTGATATATTCGGTCGCGCCGGCTTCTATACATTTTTCTCGATCTCCTTTCATCGCCTTTGCTGTAAGCGCTAAAATAGGAAGATTCACAAACTCGGATTTAGATCGGATCACTTTCATTGCCTCGTACCCGTCCATGTCCGGCATCATCACGTCCATGAGAACGATCTCTATATCCGGATTTTTTTCTAAAATGTCAATTCCGTCTAACGCATTCTCCGCATAATGTATTTTCATTTTATGCAATTCCAGCATGCTCGTCAGTGCGAATATATTCCTTACGTCGTCATCCACGATCAGAACTTTATGTCCTTCAAGAGAATATGTGTCCCCTGATTTGGAAACCGATTCAGGTTCATGCAAATGAATCTTGATCTCTTCCAAGGATGTCGCATAAGAATTTGCAAATTTCAGAATATTCGAACCGTTAAAGGACAGAAGTTTTTGAAAACTTTCCGCGCCATTCGGTTCAGCCGAATAGAATAGTATCAATGTCCTTTCTGGATCCAATAGACTTATTTTGGAAACCAGATCTGAGACAGGCATATCATCCAATTCGTTCCCGATTAAAATACAATCCGGGATTTCTTTTCGAAGAATATTCAATAACTCCTCTCCGGAGTTCATATTTTTCAGAATCAAATCTTTACTGGTAAGTTTCTCCTTTAGGAATTCAGAATGTTCTTTCTCAATACCACAAACATAAAGAGTTTTGTCCGTTTTATGTAGATAGGTTTTGATCTTCTCGAATGCTTCGTTCAAGGATTCTATTCCCACTGGTTTTCTTAAATGGGAGATTGCTCCGATCTCTAAACTTCTTCTCCAATCATTTTCTCCGGAAAGAACATGAACTGGGATTTGTCTTAATTTCGGATTTCGTTTTAGCCAATTCAGAATCAAACTTCCATCCATATCCGAGAGTTGGACGTCCAACAAGACAGCATTATAAGAAGATTCCTGTAATGCAGAGATCCCACTCTTACCGTCTAAGGCAACGGTTCCTTTAAATCCGTTACTTTTAGCGATTTCTAAAAGTGATTTTGCAAATGTTTCATCTTCTTCTATGATCAAAACTTTTTCATTTGATTCATTTTCTGTTTCATCCTCGAGAACTCTTCGAGTGACCTTAACCTTACTTCTTACATAAGATTCGCTGGAGCCAGAAGAATCATTGTCCGGATTCTCAGACCACTTAATGGAATCGGGTTCGATCGGATTTTCTTCTACTTGGATATAATCCATTGGAAGATATAGGCTGAACTTACTTCCTACTTCCGGTTCACTTTCCAATTTTAATTCTCCACCTAAAATGCGAGTAATCTCTTTACTAATAGAAAGTCCAAGTCCCGTTCCTCCGTATTTCCGACTCGTACTTCCATCTGCTTGTCGGAAAGCCTCGAAGATCAAACCCTGCTTTTCAGGCGAAATACCGATACCAGTATCTATCACTGAGAATGCGATCACACCGCTGGCTTGATTCAGGATCTTATGATCCTTACTCCAACCGGAAGGAGAAGATTCTATCCTCAGTTTCACTCCACCTTTATGAGTGAATTTGAATGCGTTGGAGAGAAGGTTCTGGAGAATTTGTTGTAGCCTTTGTAAGTCGGTCGTGATTCTAGAAGGAAGTTCCGGATCTATTTCCACTTGGAATTTTAAATCCTTATTTCTTGCAGTTTCCCTAAAGGAACGATCCAAATATCCCCCTAATTCCTCGATAGAAACAGAATCCAAATCCACACTCATCTTACCGGATTCAATTTTAGAAAGATCTAATATATCATTAATCAACTGCAATAGATCATTTCCGGAACTATGAATTGTTTTAGCGTATTCCGTCTGTTTGTCGGAAAGGTTTTTACTCTCGTTATCATACAATAGTCTGGAAAGAATCAGCATATTGTTCAAAGGAGTCCTTAACTCATGAGACATGTTCGCTAAGAACTCAGATTTATACCTGGAAGTAAGAGCAAGCTGCCTTGCCTTCTCTTCCAAGGAATGTCTGGCTTGTTCTACTTCCCTGTTTTTTCTTTCCACCTCGCTGTTCTTTTTGGCGAGTAATCTTGCTTTTTCTTCCAACTCTTCGTTCTTTTCCTGTAGTTCTTCCCTTTGGTCCTTGAGCATATCCTCGGAAGCCTTGAGTGATTTGGCTTGTTCTTCCAAACGTTGGTTGGTACTGGTCAATTCTTCTTGGCGTCCTTGCAACTCTTCTGTCAAGGTTTGGGATTGGATCAGAAGTTCTTCTGTTCTCATTCCTGCAGCAATCGTGTTCAATACGATCCCGATACTTTCCGTCAATTGATCCAAGAAGTTTAAATGGATCGGAGTAAAGTTGGAGAAGGAAGCGAGTTCCACAACCGCCTTTACCTCTCCTTCGAATAACACAGGCAAGACGACTATATTGATAGGAGGAGCTTCTCCTAAAGCCGAATTGATCATGATATAACTGGAAGGAACCTGAGTAACGAGTATCCTTTCTTTTTCCAGGAAACATTGTCCGATCAGACCTTCTCCAGGATAGAAACGATTCGATACGTTCTTCCTTTCTTGGTAGGCATAACTTACGAGTAGCTTGAGTACAGGGCCTTCTTCCACATTTTCAGTGATGAAGAATGCTCCATGTTGTGCGGAAACAAGTGGCGCAAGCTCCGACAGGATCAGCTTACTTACGTTAACT
This genomic window from Leptospira neocaledonica contains:
- a CDS encoding response regulator — its product is MISSEAKILIVEDESIVAKDILSKLSDLGYDFVSIASTGNEALRKVYLDKPDLLLMDIMLSRGNYDGIETVQEILDKMDLPVIYLTAYADESTLLRSKPTRPYGYLLKPFQTKELQIAIEIALNKHGLDKKRKRERKNMSAILHGVKDLIKTSSEEAGV
- a CDS encoding response regulator produces the protein MASNLTGQVRNIAEVTTAVARGDLSKKITVDVKGEILELKDTINTMVDQLNSFASEVTRVAREVGTEGELGGQADVRGVAGTWKDLTDSVNSMASNLTGQVRNIAEVTTAVARGDLSKKITVDVKGEILELKDTINTMVDQLNSFASEVTRVAREVGTEGKLGGQANVQGVAGIWKDLTDSVNFMANNLTTQVRGIAKVVTSVANGDLKKKLYLEAKGEIAELSDTINDMIDTLGLFGDQVTTVAKEVGIEGRLGGQASVPGAAGLWRNLTDNVNQLASNLTTQVRAIAEVATGVTKGDLSRTVTIQAAGEVAALSDNINEMILNVRETTVINTEQDWLKTNLAKFTRLLQGQRNLVNVSKLILSELAPLVSAQHGAFFITENVEEGPVLKLLVSYAYQERKNVSNRFYPGEGLIGQCFLEKERILVTQVPSSYIMINSALGEAPPINIVVLPVLFEGEVKAVVELASFSNFTPIHLNFLDQLTESIGIVLNTIAAGMRTEELLIQSQTLTEELQGRQEELTSTNQRLEEQAKSLKASEDMLKDQREELQEKNEELEEKARLLAKKNSEVERKNREVEQARHSLEEKARQLALTSRYKSEFLANMSHELRTPLNNMLILSRLLYDNESKNLSDKQTEYAKTIHSSGNDLLQLINDILDLSKIESGKMSVDLDSVSIEELGGYLDRSFRETARNKDLKFQVEIDPELPSRITTDLQRLQQILQNLLSNAFKFTHKGGVKLRIESSPSGWSKDHKILNQASGVIAFSVIDTGIGISPEKQGLIFEAFRQADGSTSRKYGGTGLGLSISKEITRILGGELKLESEPEVGSKFSLYLPMDYIQVEENPIEPDSIKWSENPDNDSSGSSESYVRSKVKVTRRVLEDETENESNEKVLIIEEDETFAKSLLEIAKSNGFKGTVALDGKSGISALQESSYNAVLLDVQLSDMDGSLILNWLKRNPKLRQIPVHVLSGENDWRRSLEIGAISHLRKPVGIESLNEAFEKIKTYLHKTDKTLYVCGIEKEHSEFLKEKLTSKDLILKNMNSGEELLNILRKEIPDCILIGNELDDMPVSDLVSKISLLDPERTLILFYSAEPNGAESFQKLLSFNGSNILKFANSYATSLEEIKIHLHEPESVSKSGDTYSLEGHKVLIVDDDVRNIFALTSMLELHKMKIHYAENALDGIDILEKNPDIEIVLMDVMMPDMDGYEAMKVIRSKSEFVNLPILALTAKAMKGDREKCIEAGATEYITKPVSVDHLLSLLRVLLCR
- a CDS encoding sensor histidine kinase, with protein sequence MKVSILLVDDHGDNLQVMEHILKSPELNLIKAGSGEEALKALLDEPEEVALIFMDVRMPGMDGFEAAALIRQREKCAKIPIIFLTAYANNETGMFKGYSLGAVDFLVKPTAPEILRSKAAVFVDLHKKNKILRIQEELLRQSHDELEVRVEERTFELHRVNNELMTEIAERKRAEEALTASLKEKEVLLREIHHRVKNNLQIVSSILSLQGNYITDRKSLEMFQDCQSRIKSIALIHELLYQNEDLAHTDFQEYLNSLVTNLLRTYRVNSRIRFEIHAESVHLTLDTAIHCGLIVTELVTNSLKYGFRERDEGTIQISITSKYDEYSLTVEDDGVGFPEEIDYRQTDSLGLQLVNTLTHQIDGSLILDRSKGTKFTLVFRERSRVRK